One Pirellulales bacterium DNA window includes the following coding sequences:
- a CDS encoding RsmD family RNA methyltransferase, with protein sequence MAKRAKPKNPRFAGGRGDRPPLAGLRIIGGLFRGRKLKYSGDERTRPMKDRVREAVFNLVQSDVKGRQAIDLFAGTGALGLEAMSRGAERAVLIERH encoded by the coding sequence ATGGCCAAACGCGCAAAACCTAAAAATCCCCGCTTTGCCGGCGGACGCGGCGATCGACCGCCCCTGGCCGGTCTGCGGATCATTGGTGGGCTGTTTCGCGGCCGCAAACTCAAATACAGCGGCGACGAGCGCACCCGGCCAATGAAAGATCGCGTCCGCGAGGCGGTGTTCAACTTAGTCCAGAGCGACGTCAAGGGGCGCCAGGCGATCGACCTGTTCGCCGGCACCGGCGCCTTGGGACTGGAGGCCATGAGCCGTGGCGCCGAGCGTGCCGTGCTGATCGAGCGCCATC